A single region of the Candidatus Melainabacteria bacterium genome encodes:
- a CDS encoding threo-3-hydroxy-L-aspartate ammonia-lyase, which translates to MNGQLIATSLAVTYADIEEAAQTLHGIAHRTPVITSRQANEQANARIFFKCENFQRVGAFKFRGAYNAISHLDDRQKQRGVVAFSSGNHAQAIALAARLLNVQATIVMPTDAPSIKLAATKGYSAEVIPYDREQEEPESVAARIASERGLTLIPPHDHRHVIAGQGTAAQELIEEVGELDYLFVPVGGGGLISGSAIAAHHLSPKCQVIGVEPEAGNDAQQSFRTGRIVTIPVPDTIADGARTQHVGQMVLPILRAHVKDIITVSDLQLCQQMRFFAERMKLVVEATGCLAAAAVFNRAINFDGARVGVILSGGNVDASSFARYINTALSENAE; encoded by the coding sequence ATGAATGGACAGCTTATTGCCACGTCGCTAGCGGTTACCTATGCTGATATAGAGGAAGCAGCCCAAACACTGCACGGTATTGCTCACCGCACTCCGGTCATTACCTCGCGGCAAGCTAATGAACAGGCAAACGCCAGGATTTTTTTCAAGTGCGAAAATTTCCAACGCGTCGGCGCCTTCAAATTTCGCGGTGCTTATAACGCCATATCTCACTTAGACGACCGTCAAAAACAGCGAGGAGTGGTTGCTTTTTCATCAGGCAATCATGCTCAGGCGATTGCGCTGGCGGCACGCCTTCTTAACGTGCAAGCGACCATCGTCATGCCAACTGATGCTCCTTCTATCAAACTTGCGGCAACGAAAGGTTACTCTGCTGAAGTAATTCCCTACGACAGAGAGCAGGAAGAGCCAGAGTCCGTCGCGGCCCGAATTGCCAGCGAGCGCGGATTGACGCTGATTCCGCCTCACGATCACCGCCACGTCATTGCCGGACAAGGAACAGCTGCGCAGGAACTGATAGAGGAGGTTGGAGAACTCGACTATCTCTTCGTCCCCGTCGGCGGCGGGGGCCTGATCTCCGGCTCAGCCATTGCTGCCCATCACCTTTCTCCGAAGTGCCAGGTCATAGGGGTCGAGCCAGAAGCGGGCAACGATGCACAACAATCCTTCCGCACTGGACGGATTGTAACCATTCCAGTGCCTGACACAATTGCCGACGGTGCACGAACACAGCACGTTGGCCAGATGGTGTTACCGATCCTGCGCGCCCATGTAAAAGACATCATTACGGTAAGCGATCTTCAGTTGTGCCAGCAAATGCGATTCTTTGCTGAACGCATGAAATTGGTCGTGGAGGCAACTGGTTGCTTGGCTGCAGCTGCCGTATTCAATCGTGCTATCAATTTTGACGGAGCTCGCGTTGGTGTCATACTGAGCGGCGGTAACGTAGATGCCAGTTCATTCGCTCGCTACATCAATACGGCTCTTTCGGAGAACGCTGAATGA
- a CDS encoding response regulator transcription factor translates to MPKVLVVDQDESLLIQICSWLESQHLTVETASTGAACQKLLAKHLFDVVVLDWHLAAPTGLEMIKWFRSRGGRSPLLVLMGSDDIEDKVAAFAAGADDCLSKPLALRELAVRVNALRRRSMTSYSRIVEGPLTIDPTMHTASISGHMLSLTATEFALLEYIALHPNNVLSPTVLLNNVWKDSMDTSCDTVRAYVKRLRQKLEAVGYRNLIENVHGVGYRLNTTAAETAQVAGFPVGSLVSAFAPYQ, encoded by the coding sequence ATGCCTAAAGTTCTAGTTGTCGATCAAGACGAGAGCTTGTTGATCCAGATATGTAGTTGGCTTGAGAGCCAGCATCTGACTGTGGAAACAGCCTCTACTGGTGCGGCATGCCAGAAATTGCTGGCCAAACATCTCTTTGACGTCGTCGTGCTTGATTGGCATCTTGCAGCACCAACCGGTCTCGAAATGATCAAGTGGTTTCGATCCCGTGGAGGCAGAAGCCCGCTGCTCGTGCTAATGGGCAGCGACGATATCGAGGATAAAGTTGCGGCTTTCGCCGCTGGTGCGGATGATTGCTTGAGCAAACCATTGGCTCTGCGAGAACTGGCTGTCAGAGTCAACGCTCTGAGGCGTCGCAGCATGACTTCATATAGTCGCATTGTGGAAGGTCCGCTCACTATCGATCCGACTATGCATACCGCCTCTATTTCTGGACATATGTTGAGTTTGACCGCAACTGAGTTTGCCTTGCTCGAATATATCGCTCTGCATCCGAATAACGTGTTGTCTCCAACAGTACTCCTGAACAACGTTTGGAAAGATTCTATGGACACCTCATGTGATACCGTGCGTGCTTACGTAAAACGTCTGCGTCAAAAGTTGGAAGCTGTGGGCTACCGGAATCTGATTGAGAACGTGCACGGTGTCGGCTATCGGTTAAATACGACCGCTGCGGAGACGGCTCAGGTGGCTGGTTTTCCTGTTGGTTCACTTGTGTCGGCATTTGCACCGTATCAGTAG
- a CDS encoding transcriptional regulator codes for MSNTQGNSKRKTTSAKQSESPVQTENALLLKESRKIVEALGRMFAPCCEVVLHDLTNPEHAILAIECPLSGRRVGEPATEMGLARINDASFPDVVQNYANTFPDGRPVKSTSIGIRNSQGTFVAAICLNLDISLFSSMKMVIEQLTSSYSNSAPVRETLRSRSLDEVRNAIGTYAAQRNTQPRALSTQQRREVILLLSAEGLLQLRGAASTAAEHLGISRASLYKVLKSPSELD; via the coding sequence ATGTCAAATACACAAGGTAATTCAAAGCGCAAAACAACCAGCGCAAAACAATCCGAATCTCCAGTTCAGACGGAGAACGCGCTCCTATTAAAGGAGTCGCGCAAGATTGTGGAAGCATTGGGACGGATGTTTGCCCCTTGTTGCGAAGTTGTGCTTCATGACCTCACGAATCCAGAACACGCGATACTGGCTATCGAATGTCCACTGTCTGGACGTCGAGTTGGTGAACCTGCAACCGAGATGGGATTGGCGCGCATCAACGATGCGTCTTTTCCTGATGTGGTTCAGAACTATGCCAACACCTTTCCAGATGGGCGCCCAGTCAAAAGCACATCAATCGGTATAAGAAACAGTCAGGGTACGTTCGTTGCCGCAATCTGTTTGAATCTGGACATCTCTCTTTTCTCGTCCATGAAGATGGTGATTGAACAGCTTACCTCGTCATATTCAAACAGCGCGCCAGTGCGGGAAACTCTGCGTTCACGCTCGCTAGACGAGGTGCGTAATGCAATCGGAACATACGCCGCTCAGCGTAACACACAGCCACGTGCTCTATCGACACAGCAGCGCCGTGAGGTGATTCTGCTCCTGTCGGCAGAAGGTCTTTTGCAACTGCGCGGGGCTGCCTCTACTGCTGCTGAACACCTGGGGATCTCGCGCGCCTCACTTTACAAAGTGCTGAAAAGCCCCTCAGAATTAGATTGA
- a CDS encoding RidA family protein: MQFIETSAAPLPAGHYSQAVVVNGLVFVSGVLPLAPNTGCLIPQGIAAQATQLFENLSAVLRAAGSDLQQLVSIQLFIPDIGSWESVNGIYQKILGAHKPARSIIPCGPLHYGVLIEANAVAIVPAIEASG; the protein is encoded by the coding sequence ATGCAATTTATTGAAACCAGTGCTGCACCATTGCCCGCGGGACATTATTCACAAGCTGTTGTTGTGAACGGATTAGTGTTTGTGTCTGGAGTGTTACCCCTTGCACCGAACACAGGGTGTCTCATTCCGCAGGGCATCGCCGCCCAGGCAACGCAACTATTTGAGAATCTAAGCGCTGTTCTCCGTGCAGCCGGCAGCGATCTGCAGCAGTTGGTCAGCATACAATTGTTTATTCCAGATATAGGGTCGTGGGAATCCGTAAACGGCATCTACCAGAAGATTCTTGGAGCTCATAAACCGGCGCGATCGATCATCCCTTGTGGACCTCTACACTATGGAGTTCTGATAGAGGCAAATGCAGTTGCCATTGTTCCTGCGATTGAAGCGAGCGGCTAA
- a CDS encoding HAMP domain-containing histidine kinase yields MKILSKGLILVVVPLIFGICFILWLFNGLSEVNTLVQRGLILKDSIITYITADRHNLVARRCYLVFKYSNDPYYKENWQSNKKDSQAAVDHIHALLKADPSLPLPPLHGTGEQTTLFGALDKELTEICQLGLGQKQDLSETSETLLPLQYASDVQTKRAVTAMDAQIATLNTGVISELLISIALMLFFCLSVTLRLSKMVDNTLSLANGSDLKPPVKGKDEIAELDQFIFKSALEIKELEEFKKGMIGVVKDELSNPLNSIGQFLNSLSQGAFGELAGKAKDRVDGAALSIKRLAGLLTDLLMLDRSQLKISPRQTDVQRVLNSAVNSVQELANQSGIEIVVKNETGTIVADDDRLVQVVVNFLSNAIKFSPAKAKVIVQTVQRGDWFECRVSDQGRGIPEEFRKTIFEPFTQVDAKDATTKKGTGLGLTISRSIIEQHGGVIGVDSEVGKGTTFWFKIPASGLEQSTQNYLSQDQRKAEVGAPAAAATTKRNEKKKKGKFSVLMQGIVIISVPLIFQLCFIASLVDLFKHAGEQVQREEASKNALVALNHMSDEYTDSARCGVMYAYTKSPSFWKLFEMSKGKALEQLEKARTFLSDANAQSAEDLKQIRSSLDGFSTMLKEEADRLHESNATSELRPYFTEGKMPTAAQIHALASDKTKQHAVVTQIVSLLEDKTHIARLYTPLVEVYKAQERVMAREQVTGEELANQRADMVKRLQNAFLAGLIVNVIISIFLVVFLMKNLTDRLKHVMNNTARIVKREPLAAPERGIDDEIAYLDRVLFSTGTHIIELDNFKRDLIGIVSHELRTPLSSISATLEALSLGVFGELSDSAQSRLKLADEEARQLVALINDLLDLEKMDAGKFIMDKSECNILDAVEAAVEAVAAPAESKNVQLVIDEFDDSLKIHADKSRLRQALTNLLTNAIKLSPGNETVRLTVSKTAENAIEFRFVDHGTAISDELQKRIFDRFIQVDSSDDGRFRTSGLSLAITKAIAEQHGGCVGVEAQQGAGNTFWIKVPVGML; encoded by the coding sequence ATGAAAATTCTGTCAAAAGGATTGATTCTTGTTGTCGTTCCACTGATATTTGGCATCTGTTTTATTTTATGGCTGTTCAACGGTCTTTCAGAAGTAAACACTCTGGTTCAACGCGGATTGATACTGAAAGACTCAATCATCACCTACATCACCGCAGATCGTCATAACCTCGTCGCCAGGCGCTGCTACCTGGTTTTTAAATACTCAAACGACCCATACTACAAAGAAAACTGGCAGTCCAACAAAAAGGATTCGCAGGCTGCAGTCGATCATATTCATGCACTTTTGAAAGCGGATCCATCGCTGCCTTTGCCACCACTGCATGGAACAGGCGAGCAAACCACGCTCTTCGGGGCGCTGGACAAAGAGCTGACAGAGATTTGTCAATTGGGTCTGGGACAAAAACAGGACCTCAGCGAGACATCGGAGACGCTGCTACCGCTGCAATATGCAAGCGACGTTCAAACCAAAAGAGCAGTGACGGCGATGGACGCGCAGATCGCGACTCTCAATACTGGCGTGATCAGCGAGCTGCTTATATCCATCGCGTTGATGCTCTTCTTCTGCTTGAGCGTAACGCTCCGCTTGAGCAAAATGGTCGACAACACCCTCAGCCTCGCCAATGGATCGGACCTGAAACCGCCGGTGAAGGGGAAAGACGAGATCGCCGAGCTGGACCAATTTATTTTCAAGTCGGCACTGGAAATAAAAGAGCTTGAAGAATTCAAGAAAGGAATGATCGGCGTAGTGAAAGACGAGCTCAGTAACCCGCTCAATTCAATCGGGCAGTTTCTCAATTCACTCAGTCAGGGCGCGTTCGGAGAGCTTGCAGGCAAAGCCAAAGACAGAGTTGACGGCGCAGCGTTGAGTATCAAACGACTGGCGGGACTCCTGACCGATCTGCTCATGCTTGATAGATCTCAATTGAAAATATCCCCCCGACAAACAGACGTGCAACGAGTTTTAAATTCAGCTGTAAATTCTGTGCAGGAGCTGGCTAACCAATCAGGCATCGAGATTGTCGTAAAGAATGAGACTGGAACAATCGTTGCTGACGACGACCGATTGGTGCAAGTAGTCGTCAATTTCCTTTCAAATGCCATCAAATTTTCGCCAGCAAAAGCAAAAGTAATAGTCCAAACAGTGCAGCGCGGCGATTGGTTCGAGTGCAGAGTAAGCGATCAGGGGCGCGGCATTCCAGAAGAATTTCGGAAGACGATCTTTGAACCGTTTACACAAGTGGATGCCAAAGATGCAACTACCAAGAAGGGTACAGGTTTGGGTCTTACGATTTCACGCTCCATCATCGAGCAGCATGGTGGCGTTATTGGCGTCGACTCCGAGGTCGGCAAGGGAACAACATTCTGGTTCAAAATTCCCGCATCAGGGCTCGAACAATCCACACAGAACTATCTGTCGCAAGATCAGCGAAAGGCGGAAGTGGGCGCCCCTGCTGCTGCTGCAACCACAAAACGGAATGAGAAAAAGAAAAAAGGAAAGTTCAGCGTTCTCATGCAGGGCATCGTAATCATCTCGGTGCCGCTGATCTTTCAATTGTGCTTCATCGCGTCACTGGTCGATCTGTTCAAACATGCAGGAGAACAGGTTCAACGAGAAGAAGCATCAAAAAACGCCCTCGTAGCACTCAATCACATGTCAGACGAATACACCGATTCGGCGCGATGCGGCGTCATGTACGCGTATACGAAGAGTCCCTCTTTCTGGAAGCTGTTCGAGATGAGTAAAGGCAAAGCACTGGAGCAACTGGAAAAAGCAAGAACGTTTTTAAGTGACGCCAACGCTCAGTCTGCCGAGGATCTGAAACAGATTCGCTCCTCTCTGGATGGCTTTTCAACGATGCTCAAAGAAGAGGCAGACCGCTTGCACGAGTCGAATGCTACAAGTGAGCTGCGACCATATTTTACAGAAGGGAAAATGCCTACTGCTGCGCAAATTCACGCTCTTGCCTCAGACAAGACCAAGCAACATGCGGTCGTGACCCAGATTGTCTCACTGCTTGAAGATAAGACTCACATCGCGAGACTCTATACACCACTGGTTGAAGTCTACAAAGCACAAGAGCGAGTTATGGCACGAGAGCAGGTAACCGGTGAAGAGCTGGCGAATCAGCGTGCCGACATGGTCAAGCGCCTTCAAAACGCATTCCTGGCAGGACTCATCGTCAACGTCATAATTTCGATTTTTCTCGTAGTATTCCTGATGAAAAATCTTACCGACCGCCTCAAGCATGTTATGAACAACACTGCACGTATCGTGAAACGAGAACCACTGGCGGCGCCGGAAAGAGGCATCGATGACGAAATCGCTTACCTGGACCGAGTCTTGTTTTCTACGGGCACGCACATTATCGAACTCGACAACTTTAAGCGCGACCTGATCGGCATCGTCAGCCATGAACTGCGAACGCCCCTTTCGTCTATTTCAGCGACGTTAGAAGCTCTGAGCCTGGGAGTCTTCGGCGAACTGTCTGACTCAGCTCAATCGCGCCTGAAGCTCGCGGATGAAGAAGCGCGTCAATTGGTAGCGCTCATTAACGACCTGCTCGATCTTGAAAAGATGGATGCCGGCAAATTCATCATGGACAAATCCGAGTGCAACATTCTAGATGCAGTGGAGGCGGCAGTGGAAGCTGTTGCAGCGCCTGCGGAATCTAAAAACGTGCAACTCGTCATTGACGAATTTGATGACAGCCTGAAAATTCACGCGGATAAAAGTCGCTTACGCCAGGCTCTGACAAACTTACTGACAAATGCAATCAAGCTATCACCAGGGAATGAGACTGTTCGTCTAACAGTCTCTAAAACGGCTGAAAACGCAATCGAATTTCGATTCGTCGACCACGGAACAGCCATTTCAGACGAACTGCAGAAGCGAATCTTCGATCGATTTATTCAAGTGGATAGCTCAGACGACGGCAGATTCCGTACTTCAGGGCTCTCACTGGCGATTACAAAAGCAATTGCAGAACAACATGGCGGATGCGTCGGTGTAGAGGCGCAGCAAGGAGCCGGAAATACCTTCTGGATAAAAGTTCCAGTCGGCATGCTCTAA